From Candidatus Neomarinimicrobiota bacterium, the proteins below share one genomic window:
- a CDS encoding substrate-binding domain-containing protein yields MAIDLENPTPLYRQILEDIEGQVSAGELKPGDKIFSQQELAERYGVSLITIKKALAELVNMGILFTRVGKGTFVAHAPKKADHSAYKSIGLVLRDLKNPFFSLIVQGVEEKASEIGYNLLLSSSSDREEKEETQIAHLRDIGVRGMIIASMGYHHQATSGILQLQKEKFPFVMVSYVQNEDISYIGTDHVYGAYIATEHLIELGYRCIGYINSEEGDTLGDLRKKGYVRALREHGHALNEDYVYQLPFEGVWNQYQAGYQVGLQFAARDDRPDAIFAYNDLCALGFEQAVLTQGLKVPDNVAIVGFDDIERNLYAPVPLSTVHPPTSMIGALAVETLVKMIGGDPGVTRTFLRPELVIRDSCGAKQRASSSLKSPN; encoded by the coding sequence ATGGCAATTGATCTGGAAAATCCTACTCCCTTGTACCGCCAGATTTTGGAGGACATCGAAGGGCAGGTTTCTGCCGGGGAGCTCAAACCAGGTGATAAGATCTTTTCTCAGCAAGAACTGGCTGAGAGATACGGAGTAAGCCTCATTACCATCAAGAAGGCTCTGGCTGAGCTGGTGAACATGGGCATTTTATTCACCCGCGTCGGGAAAGGCACCTTTGTTGCCCACGCCCCCAAAAAGGCGGACCATTCTGCTTACAAATCGATCGGTTTGGTACTGCGAGATCTCAAAAATCCCTTTTTCTCTTTAATAGTTCAGGGTGTTGAGGAAAAGGCCTCTGAAATCGGCTATAATCTTTTGCTATCAAGCAGCTCCGATCGCGAAGAGAAGGAAGAAACCCAAATTGCCCACCTCCGTGATATCGGTGTTAGAGGGATGATCATCGCTTCGATGGGTTATCATCATCAGGCCACAAGCGGGATTTTGCAGTTACAAAAAGAGAAGTTTCCCTTCGTGATGGTGTCCTATGTACAGAATGAGGACATCAGCTACATCGGTACCGACCATGTTTATGGTGCCTATATCGCGACTGAACATCTGATCGAATTGGGCTACCGGTGTATCGGCTACATCAATAGCGAAGAGGGAGACACTCTTGGGGATTTGCGTAAGAAGGGATATGTGCGGGCATTAAGAGAGCATGGTCACGCCTTGAATGAAGATTACGTATATCAACTACCATTTGAAGGTGTCTGGAACCAATACCAGGCCGGCTATCAGGTGGGCCTGCAATTTGCCGCGCGGGATGATAGACCGGATGCGATCTTTGCCTACAACGACCTTTGTGCTCTGGGATTCGAGCAAGCGGTCCTTACTCAGGGACTGAAGGTTCCTGATAATGTAGCCATCGTTGGGTTTGATGATATTGAACGTAACCTATACGCCCCGGTGCCGCTTTCCACGGTACATCCACCTACTTCCATGATAGGTGCCTTGGCGGTGGAGACACTGGTCAAGATGATTGGAGGGGATCCGGGTGTGACGCGCACTTTTCTGAGGCCTGAACTCGTCATTCGGGACTCATGCGGTGCCAAACAAAGAGCTTCTTCATCCTTGAAGAGCCCTAACTAG